A genomic window from Geothermobacter ehrlichii includes:
- a CDS encoding AAA family ATPase, whose protein sequence is MRFTGTDSYVATEDLNLAVNAAITLGRPLLIKGEPGTGKTMLAEEVARALDMPLFQWHIKSTTKASQGLYEYDAVSRLRDSQLGDERVHDIGNYIVKGKLWEAFESERRAVLLIDEIDKADIEFPNDLLQELDRMEFYVYETRQLIRAKHRPVIIITSNNEKELPDAFLRRCFFHYIRFPDAATMAKIVEVHFPDIRKRLLEAALETFFGLREVPGLKKKPSTSELLDWIRLLVAEGIPPETLRDRQAEKALPPLHGALLKNEQDLGLFERLVGRRR, encoded by the coding sequence ATGCGCTTTACCGGAACCGATTCCTACGTCGCTACCGAAGATCTTAACCTGGCGGTGAACGCCGCCATCACCCTCGGACGGCCGCTGCTGATCAAGGGCGAGCCGGGCACCGGCAAGACCATGCTCGCCGAAGAGGTCGCCCGCGCCCTCGACATGCCGCTGTTTCAGTGGCACATCAAGTCGACCACCAAGGCCAGCCAGGGCCTCTACGAGTACGACGCCGTCTCCCGGCTGCGTGACTCGCAGCTCGGCGACGAGCGCGTGCACGACATCGGCAACTACATCGTCAAGGGAAAGCTGTGGGAGGCCTTTGAATCGGAACGGCGGGCGGTGCTGCTGATCGACGAGATCGACAAGGCCGACATCGAGTTCCCCAACGACCTGCTGCAGGAACTCGACCGGATGGAGTTCTACGTCTACGAGACCCGGCAGCTGATCCGGGCGAAGCACCGGCCGGTGATCATCATCACCAGCAACAACGAAAAGGAGCTGCCGGACGCCTTTCTGCGCCGCTGCTTCTTCCACTACATCCGCTTTCCCGACGCCGCGACCATGGCGAAAATCGTCGAGGTCCACTTCCCCGACATCCGCAAAAGGCTGCTCGAAGCCGCCCTGGAGACCTTCTTCGGCCTGCGCGAGGTGCCCGGCCTGAAGAAGAAGCCCTCCACCTCCGAACTGCTCGACTGGATCCGGCTGCTGGTGGCCGAGGGCATCCCTCCCGAAACCCTGCGCGACCGGCAGGCCGAAAAGGCGCTGCCGCCGCTGCACGGGGCGCTGCTGAAAAACGAACAGGATCTGGGTCTGTTCGAACGGCTTGTGGGCCGCCGCCGCTGA
- a CDS encoding ArsR/SmtB family transcription factor encodes MNEQRRQQLEARARVLKALAHPSRLLMVEELEQGERCVCELQQLVGADMSTVSKHLSVLKNAGLVLDDKRGNQVFYRLRVPCVTGFFDCIEAVLSEQARCSSAVCGR; translated from the coding sequence ATGAACGAACAACGCCGCCAACAACTCGAAGCCCGCGCCCGGGTTCTCAAGGCCCTGGCCCACCCATCGCGTCTGCTGATGGTCGAGGAGCTGGAACAGGGGGAGCGCTGCGTCTGCGAGCTGCAGCAGCTGGTCGGCGCGGACATGTCGACCGTTTCCAAGCACCTAAGCGTGCTGAAGAACGCCGGACTGGTACTCGACGACAAGCGCGGCAACCAGGTCTTCTACCGCCTGCGGGTCCCCTGCGTGACGGGCTTTTTCGACTGTATTGAGGCGGTGCTGAGCGAACAGGCCAGGTGCAGTTCGGCGGTGTGCGGCCGGTAA
- a CDS encoding vWA domain-containing protein encodes MLVDFFLQLKEARIPVTIREFLSLLEALEKQVVWGSVEDFYYLARLCLVKDETHFDKFDRVFARYFEGITELDEELKKEIPEQWLRKLAELVLSEEEKARVEALGGFEKLMETLKKRLAEQKERHQGGNRWIGTAGRSPFGAWGYNPEGVRIGQDRSRHRRAVKVWDRREFRNLDDSVELGTRNIKLALRRLRHFAREGAPEVLDLPATIRATADNAGHLDLRLVPERHNKVKVLLFFDVGGSMDEHIRVCEELFSAARSEFKHLEYFYFHNCVYESVWRDNRRYRAERTDLWELMHTYGSDYKLIFVGDAAMSPYEIVMPGGSVEHHNEEPGEVWLRRLLDTYPAAIWLNPTPQGWWQFTQSIGMIRQIMEGRMFPLTLEGLEAGIRLLSRSAA; translated from the coding sequence ATGCTGGTCGATTTCTTCCTGCAGCTCAAAGAGGCCAGAATCCCGGTCACCATCCGCGAATTCCTCAGCCTGCTCGAGGCCCTGGAAAAGCAGGTGGTCTGGGGCAGCGTCGAGGATTTCTATTACCTGGCGCGGCTCTGCCTGGTGAAGGACGAGACCCATTTCGACAAGTTCGACCGGGTCTTCGCCCGCTATTTCGAGGGCATCACCGAGCTCGACGAAGAGCTGAAAAAGGAGATTCCCGAGCAGTGGCTGCGCAAACTTGCCGAGCTGGTGCTCTCCGAGGAGGAGAAGGCGCGGGTCGAGGCCCTGGGCGGCTTCGAAAAGCTGATGGAAACCCTGAAGAAGCGTCTGGCCGAGCAGAAGGAACGGCACCAGGGCGGCAACCGCTGGATCGGCACCGCCGGCCGCTCTCCCTTCGGCGCCTGGGGCTACAACCCGGAAGGGGTGCGCATCGGCCAGGACCGCTCCCGCCACCGGCGGGCGGTCAAGGTCTGGGACCGGCGCGAGTTCAGAAACCTCGACGACTCGGTCGAGCTGGGCACCCGCAACATCAAGCTGGCCCTGCGCCGGTTGCGCCACTTCGCCCGCGAGGGCGCGCCGGAAGTGCTCGACCTGCCCGCCACCATCCGCGCCACCGCCGACAACGCCGGCCACCTCGACCTGCGACTGGTCCCCGAGCGCCACAACAAGGTGAAGGTGCTGCTCTTCTTCGACGTCGGCGGCTCAATGGACGAGCACATCCGGGTCTGTGAAGAGCTCTTCTCCGCCGCCCGCAGCGAATTCAAGCACCTGGAATACTTCTATTTCCACAACTGCGTCTACGAGAGCGTCTGGCGCGACAACCGGCGCTACCGGGCCGAACGGACCGACCTGTGGGAGCTGATGCACACCTACGGTTCCGACTACAAGCTGATCTTCGTCGGCGACGCGGCGATGAGCCCCTACGAGATCGTCATGCCCGGCGGCAGCGTCGAGCACCACAACGAGGAACCGGGCGAAGTCTGGCTGCGGCGGCTGCTCGACACCTACCCGGCCGCCATCTGGCTCAATCCGACCCCGCAGGGATGGTGGCAGTTCACCCAGTCGATCGGCATGATCCGGCAGATCATGGAGGGGCGGATGTTTCCCCTGACGCTGGAAGGGCTGGAGGCGGGCATCCGGCTGCTGAGCAGATCGGCCGCCTGA
- a CDS encoding GSU3473 family protein, with the protein MPTEGGGFMMVPIRYPDGRYDIVKTSQLDHLIVNGRIQAFRRQESWVVPGREPIRGQGGEGTRPDSERRRAE; encoded by the coding sequence ATGCCCACAGAAGGAGGTGGTTTCATGATGGTCCCAATCAGATACCCGGACGGCCGTTACGACATTGTCAAAACCTCACAACTCGACCACTTGATCGTAAATGGCCGGATCCAGGCCTTCAGGCGGCAGGAAAGCTGGGTGGTTCCCGGTAGGGAACCCATTCGTGGACAGGGCGGCGAAGGCACCCGTCCGGACAGCGAACGGCGGAGGGCCGAATGA
- a CDS encoding AlbA family DNA-binding domain-containing protein, giving the protein MIVDLLKREEGKTLEFKQDLSSPRNLLKTLVAFANTAGGRLLIGIADDRSVVGVENPLDEEERLANLIADGIAPRLVPNIEMLTVEGKTLLVAEVFLSSTRPHHLRAEGAENGVYVRLGSTNRQADRELIAELRRTVEGISFDEMPMPECTIDDLDLDAARRAFAGVRELHEQNLRTLKILVQDQGRTVPSRGGMLLFGRNRTFHFPDCWVQCGRFIGTDKAKIFDHIEIEEPLPQTVDSIMLFLKKHAMRGADFSDTRRRDIWSIPLEALREAVINALVHADWSQRGTPVRVAFFDDRIEIENPGILPPGITIEDMLQGVSKIRNPVIARVFRELNLIEQWGSGVPRIYSQIAAQGFPVPVIRELGLRVRFVFPLAEAIPVQESSQAASQPGAPSRLESRLESRLESRLAAKIVLLLEKGPAGKAELARKLGHKTVSGELHKQIKRLLNLGVIAMTIPEKPNSRLQKYRLTDGERKQLAQQGEE; this is encoded by the coding sequence ATGATCGTCGATCTGCTCAAACGTGAAGAAGGCAAGACCCTGGAATTCAAGCAGGATCTCTCCTCCCCCAGAAACCTGCTGAAAACCCTGGTGGCCTTTGCCAATACCGCCGGCGGCCGTTTGCTGATCGGCATTGCCGACGATCGGTCGGTGGTCGGCGTCGAAAACCCCCTTGACGAGGAAGAGCGACTGGCCAACCTGATCGCCGACGGCATCGCTCCCCGGCTGGTGCCGAACATCGAGATGCTCACGGTGGAAGGGAAAACCCTGCTGGTGGCCGAGGTGTTTCTGAGCAGCACCCGTCCCCACCATCTCCGTGCCGAAGGCGCGGAAAACGGCGTTTACGTGCGGCTCGGCTCCACCAACCGCCAGGCGGACCGGGAACTGATCGCCGAGCTGCGGCGCACCGTCGAGGGAATCTCCTTCGACGAGATGCCCATGCCGGAGTGTACCATTGACGACCTCGATCTTGACGCCGCCCGCCGTGCCTTTGCCGGGGTTCGCGAGCTGCATGAACAGAACCTGCGCACGCTGAAGATTCTGGTTCAGGATCAGGGAAGAACTGTTCCCTCCCGGGGCGGCATGTTGCTCTTTGGCCGCAACCGCACCTTTCACTTCCCCGATTGCTGGGTCCAGTGCGGCCGCTTCATCGGTACGGACAAAGCAAAGATCTTCGACCATATCGAGATCGAGGAGCCACTGCCCCAGACCGTGGACAGCATCATGCTGTTTTTGAAAAAACACGCCATGCGCGGTGCGGACTTTTCCGACACTCGGCGACGGGACATCTGGAGCATTCCGCTGGAGGCTCTGCGCGAGGCGGTGATCAACGCCCTTGTCCATGCCGACTGGTCTCAGCGTGGCACGCCCGTCCGTGTGGCCTTCTTTGACGACCGCATCGAGATCGAAAACCCGGGCATCCTGCCTCCGGGAATCACAATTGAGGACATGTTGCAGGGAGTCTCGAAAATCCGCAACCCGGTCATCGCCCGCGTGTTCCGGGAACTGAACCTGATCGAGCAATGGGGCAGCGGGGTGCCGCGCATCTACAGCCAGATCGCGGCGCAAGGCTTTCCGGTCCCCGTGATCCGGGAGCTGGGTCTGCGGGTGCGTTTCGTCTTTCCATTGGCAGAAGCGATCCCGGTTCAGGAATCTTCCCAGGCCGCAAGCCAGCCCGGAGCCCCATCACGGCTAGAGTCACGGCTAGAGTCACGGCTAGAGTCACGACTGGCGGCAAAAATCGTCCTTTTGCTGGAAAAAGGGCCAGCCGGCAAGGCAGAGCTTGCCAGAAAACTCGGACACAAAACCGTTTCCGGCGAGTTGCACAAGCAGATCAAACGGTTGCTGAATCTTGGCGTGATCGCAATGACCATCCCGGAAAAGCCAAACAGCCGGTTGCAGAAATACCGACTGACCGACGGGGAAAGAAAACAGCTGGCGCAACAAGGCGAGGAGTAA
- a CDS encoding NifB/NifX family molybdenum-iron cluster-binding protein yields the protein MKICFPVAEDQGLNSPVYGHFGSAPQFIVVDTETREVKTLKNRDQHHAHGACQPLKALAGQEVDAVVVGGIGSGALLGLNRAGLTVYRAQAKTVAENITSLVENGLPELTPAQTCGGHAHGHGHGGGGCHH from the coding sequence ATGAAAATCTGTTTTCCCGTCGCCGAGGACCAGGGACTGAACAGCCCTGTTTACGGGCATTTCGGGTCAGCCCCACAGTTTATTGTCGTCGACACTGAAACCCGTGAAGTCAAGACACTGAAAAACAGGGATCAGCACCACGCCCACGGTGCCTGCCAGCCCCTCAAGGCTCTTGCCGGGCAGGAAGTGGATGCCGTCGTGGTCGGCGGCATCGGTAGCGGAGCCCTGCTGGGCCTGAACCGGGCCGGACTGACCGTTTACCGGGCACAGGCGAAGACCGTTGCCGAGAACATCACCTCCCTCGTCGAAAACGGCCTGCCCGAGCTGACCCCGGCGCAGACCTGCGGCGGCCATGCTCATGGCCACGGACACGGCGGAGGCGGCTGTCACCACTGA
- a CDS encoding ATP-dependent nuclease, whose amino-acid sequence MKLVEFRITNFRGLGGSGNVITFDGSNVIFLIGQNNVGKSSFLHAYEFFVNSRQKAAESDFFQYKTDTAIEMEADFRREEGDDENPDFSGEPDWIEKWVQTDTGLITIKKIWTEVGKAFTKYTKGADGEFVKNGFGGMDSLFTKYAPTPIAINAIETVESLEKKVNEIIEKEHLKKLKENYTTEYDDAVTAIRKIQEKVTSSEAIQTYNTNINASFKKVFPSLSLKISVKDEGGGIDVVKAFKTNHSIDVAKDGVDRKETFSQHGHGVIRQALFNFFAFLKSETIGNRKEYILLFEEPELFLHPKSTRLLREELYSLAEDSPFQILCCTHCPQMIDISKPHCSLVRICKVENERTVSHQVGESIFQNEVNKDFVQMINRFDPNVCEAFYADTVCLVEGDTEAVICRELLKSSYPSSDIFVLNTGSKNNIPFFQRILTHFRIRHVVIHDSDTRYAYVDRDRTKPRTKKDGNPRANSAWSLNASIQAELSAAKTQGVPVARLVSVYDFEGENDYVMDTDKGKPLSAYEFATTQKENADLPIRKFLEQIVGWNFEKEWSGEEVDAIEEPWKG is encoded by the coding sequence ATGAAACTTGTCGAATTCCGCATCACGAACTTTCGGGGCTTAGGTGGCTCCGGCAACGTCATCACGTTCGATGGCAGCAATGTCATATTCCTGATAGGACAGAACAATGTTGGTAAATCGTCTTTCCTCCATGCATACGAGTTCTTTGTCAATTCTAGGCAGAAGGCAGCGGAATCCGACTTCTTCCAGTACAAGACCGACACAGCTATTGAAATGGAGGCGGACTTCCGCCGTGAAGAGGGTGACGACGAGAACCCGGATTTCTCGGGTGAACCTGACTGGATTGAGAAATGGGTGCAGACAGATACAGGCCTAATCACAATCAAGAAAATATGGACTGAAGTCGGCAAGGCCTTCACCAAGTATACCAAGGGCGCTGATGGCGAATTCGTTAAGAACGGATTCGGCGGGATGGATTCTCTGTTCACGAAGTATGCACCAACACCGATCGCCATAAACGCGATAGAAACCGTCGAATCACTTGAGAAGAAGGTCAATGAGATCATTGAGAAAGAGCACCTGAAGAAACTCAAAGAGAATTACACAACGGAATATGATGACGCAGTCACAGCAATCAGGAAGATCCAGGAGAAGGTGACCTCATCCGAGGCTATCCAGACCTATAACACCAATATCAACGCCTCATTCAAGAAGGTCTTCCCATCGCTCTCACTCAAGATTTCTGTGAAGGATGAGGGAGGTGGCATAGATGTCGTTAAAGCATTTAAGACCAACCACTCCATTGATGTGGCGAAAGATGGTGTTGATCGGAAGGAGACTTTTTCGCAGCACGGACACGGGGTGATCCGTCAGGCGCTGTTTAACTTCTTCGCGTTCCTGAAGAGTGAAACAATCGGCAATAGAAAGGAATACATCCTCCTCTTCGAGGAGCCGGAGCTATTCCTGCACCCGAAATCGACGCGACTATTACGAGAGGAACTTTACAGTCTGGCTGAAGACAGCCCATTCCAAATTCTCTGCTGTACACACTGTCCGCAAATGATTGACATCTCGAAACCTCATTGCTCGTTGGTTCGGATCTGCAAGGTGGAGAATGAAAGGACTGTTTCTCATCAAGTTGGTGAAAGCATATTCCAGAATGAAGTGAACAAAGACTTTGTGCAGATGATCAATCGATTCGATCCGAATGTTTGCGAAGCATTCTACGCGGATACTGTGTGTCTGGTCGAGGGAGACACAGAAGCGGTCATTTGTCGTGAACTACTCAAATCTAGTTACCCTTCAAGCGATATCTTTGTTCTCAATACCGGCTCTAAGAACAACATTCCCTTCTTCCAGCGGATATTGACGCACTTCCGAATCCGCCATGTTGTCATCCATGATTCTGACACTCGATACGCATATGTGGATAGAGATCGCACTAAGCCACGCACGAAGAAAGATGGCAACCCTCGAGCAAACTCAGCATGGTCTTTGAATGCATCGATTCAGGCTGAGCTAAGTGCTGCCAAGACGCAAGGGGTGCCTGTCGCTCGTCTTGTCTCAGTCTATGACTTCGAAGGCGAGAATGACTACGTGATGGATACGGATAAGGGCAAGCCTCTCTCCGCCTATGAATTTGCGACCACTCAGAAAGAAAATGCTGACTTGCCAATACGGAAGTTCCTCGAACAAATAGTAGGCTGGAATTTCGAGAAGGAGTGGTCTGGCGAGGAAGTGGATGCCATTGAGGAACCATGGAAGGGCTAA
- a CDS encoding acyl-CoA thioesterase produces MSRKPAKFCRESRAVKTLMVLPPDTNNYGTMFGGKVMYHIDDIAAIAATRHARISVVTASTDSVDFLQPIRNGQSVCLEAFVTWTHRTSVEVFVKVVAEDMLSGERTVCATSFLTFVALDVNGEKQMVPAVIPESELEKFLFEGAPERARKRLEKREQSKALAERFSSEDL; encoded by the coding sequence ATGAGCAGAAAGCCCGCCAAGTTCTGCCGGGAATCGCGAGCTGTCAAGACGCTGATGGTGCTGCCCCCGGACACCAACAACTACGGGACCATGTTCGGCGGCAAGGTGATGTATCACATCGACGATATCGCCGCCATCGCCGCCACCCGCCACGCCCGTATTTCGGTGGTCACCGCCTCGACCGATTCGGTCGATTTTCTCCAGCCGATCCGCAACGGCCAGTCGGTCTGCCTCGAGGCCTTTGTCACCTGGACCCACCGCACCTCGGTTGAAGTGTTTGTCAAGGTGGTCGCCGAAGACATGCTGAGCGGCGAGCGCACGGTATGCGCCACTTCATTTCTGACCTTCGTGGCCCTCGACGTCAACGGCGAAAAGCAGATGGTTCCCGCCGTGATTCCCGAAAGCGAGCTGGAAAAGTTCCTCTTTGAAGGTGCCCCGGAGCGGGCCCGCAAGCGGCTGGAAAAACGCGAGCAGTCGAAGGCGCTGGCGGAGCGGTTCAGTAGCGAAGATCTGTAA
- the rarD gene encoding EamA family transporter RarD, translated as MNSSASTTTASDRSRQGVLLGLTAYTLWGAFPVFFKALAGAAPLEVVCHRIFWSAVFLTLLVALRHRLGTIRATLADRAMLLTLCGSTLLIAGNWLVFIYAVQIGEVLQSSLGYFITPLLSVLLGFIFLGERLSRWQQLSVLLALAGVLSLTVQYGRLPWIALFLAGSFGIYGLLRKIARVDALIGLTVETLLLAPLALAGMFWFAASGQAAFLNGSLRLDLLLPLSGVVTAIPLLCFIGAARRLRLATTGFLQYITPSLHFLLAVGLYHEPFSRGHLLSFLFIWAGLAVYSGEALWKSRP; from the coding sequence ATGAATTCCTCCGCATCCACAACGACCGCCAGCGACCGTTCCCGGCAGGGCGTCCTCCTCGGCCTGACGGCCTACACCCTCTGGGGGGCCTTCCCGGTCTTCTTCAAGGCTCTGGCCGGTGCCGCGCCGCTGGAAGTCGTCTGCCACCGCATCTTCTGGTCGGCGGTCTTTCTCACCCTGCTGGTGGCGCTGCGCCACCGGCTCGGCACCATCCGCGCGACCCTCGCCGACCGGGCGATGCTGCTGACCCTGTGCGGCTCGACCCTGCTGATCGCCGGCAACTGGCTGGTCTTCATCTACGCGGTGCAGATCGGCGAGGTGCTGCAGTCGAGCCTCGGCTACTTCATCACTCCGCTGCTCAGCGTGCTGCTCGGCTTTATCTTTCTCGGCGAGCGGCTGAGCCGCTGGCAACAGCTCAGCGTCCTGCTCGCCCTGGCCGGGGTGCTTTCCCTGACCGTCCAGTACGGCCGGCTCCCCTGGATCGCCCTGTTCCTGGCGGGCAGTTTCGGGATCTACGGCCTGCTGCGCAAGATCGCCCGGGTCGACGCCCTGATCGGGCTGACCGTCGAAACCCTGCTGCTGGCGCCGCTGGCGCTGGCCGGCATGTTCTGGTTTGCCGCCAGCGGCCAGGCCGCCTTTCTGAACGGTTCGCTGCGGCTGGACCTGCTGCTGCCGCTGTCCGGCGTGGTCACCGCCATTCCCCTGCTCTGCTTCATCGGCGCCGCCCGCCGGCTGCGCCTGGCCACCACCGGTTTTCTGCAGTACATCACCCCCAGCCTGCACTTTCTGCTGGCGGTCGGTCTCTACCACGAGCCGTTCAGCCGCGGTCACCTGCTGAGCTTTCTCTTCATCTGGGCCGGACTGGCCGTCTATTCGGGTGAAGCGCTATGGAAGAGCCGGCCTTGA
- a CDS encoding Tll0287-like domain-containing protein: MRGISLSSISLAILLLCPGQLPAADEAALKAEANAVIKTYVTRLKGALRGALAEGGPVRAIETCRLQAPAFAEEISRSTGWQVGRTSLRVRNPDNRPDAWEKAALEEFERQHRRGVPAAKLVRATIVEDEQGRRFRFLKAIPTGKLCLVCHGEKIAPAVRQALRKNYPGDRATGFSQGDLRGAFTLSKPLD; encoded by the coding sequence ATGCGCGGAATTTCCTTGTCATCCATAAGTCTGGCAATCCTGCTGCTCTGCCCCGGACAGCTGCCGGCAGCCGATGAAGCGGCCCTGAAAGCCGAGGCCAATGCCGTAATCAAAACCTATGTCACCCGGTTGAAAGGGGCCCTTCGCGGTGCCCTGGCCGAAGGAGGACCCGTTCGGGCGATCGAAACCTGCCGCCTGCAGGCGCCGGCGTTCGCCGAAGAGATAAGCCGTTCAACCGGCTGGCAAGTCGGGCGCACCAGCCTGCGCGTACGCAATCCCGACAACCGTCCGGACGCCTGGGAAAAAGCCGCTCTCGAAGAGTTCGAACGACAGCACCGGCGGGGCGTCCCGGCTGCGAAACTTGTCCGCGCCACCATCGTCGAGGATGAACAGGGGCGGCGCTTCCGTTTTCTCAAGGCCATCCCCACCGGCAAGCTCTGCCTGGTCTGTCACGGGGAAAAGATTGCTCCGGCCGTACGTCAGGCCCTGCGGAAAAACTATCCAGGCGACCGGGCGACCGGGTTCAGCCAGGGAGATCTCCGCGGCGCCTTTACCCTCAGCAAGCCGCTGGATTGA
- a CDS encoding permease: MNWKSEWKPLIWIIAVFAGCFFLPVEASRVQGAILESLHLVRWYAREHVLLCLVPAFFIAGAVAVFVSQAAVMKYLGPRANKALAYGVASVSGTILAVCSCTILPLFAGIYRMGAGLGPACAFLYSGPAINILAIVLTARILGPEMGIARALGAILFAVIIGLAMHFFFRREEAEKAATAPVMGDEDEGRPLWQTSLYFASMIGILVFANWGRTDDPSGLWYAIYTAKWWITSGFAIALAVILTTWFGVGFGRIFIASLPALLLAILQPQQPTLAFTFGVIGLSVLSNLKDSRDGEMGQWFEESWDFAKKILPLLLIGVLVAGLLLGRPGHEGLIPSNWVTSLVGGNSLSANLFASVFGAFMYFATLTEVPILQGLLGAGMGKGPALALLLAGPALSLPNMLVIRSVMGTKKTVVFVVLVMVMATVSGLIYGTIF, translated from the coding sequence ATGAACTGGAAAAGCGAATGGAAACCCCTTATCTGGATCATCGCGGTCTTTGCTGGCTGCTTCTTCCTGCCGGTGGAGGCGTCACGGGTGCAGGGAGCGATTCTGGAGTCGCTGCACCTGGTCAGGTGGTATGCCCGGGAACATGTGTTGCTCTGCCTGGTGCCGGCCTTCTTCATCGCCGGGGCGGTGGCGGTCTTCGTCAGCCAGGCGGCGGTGATGAAATATCTCGGCCCCAGGGCGAACAAGGCGCTCGCCTATGGCGTCGCCTCGGTCTCGGGCACCATCCTCGCGGTCTGTTCGTGCACTATCCTGCCGTTGTTTGCCGGGATCTACCGGATGGGCGCCGGGCTCGGCCCGGCCTGCGCCTTCCTCTATTCCGGCCCGGCGATCAACATCCTCGCCATTGTCCTGACCGCCAGGATTCTGGGCCCGGAAATGGGCATCGCCCGGGCTCTCGGCGCCATCCTGTTCGCCGTCATCATCGGCCTCGCCATGCACTTCTTCTTCCGCCGCGAAGAGGCCGAAAAGGCGGCAACCGCGCCGGTCATGGGCGACGAGGATGAAGGGCGCCCGCTGTGGCAGACCTCGCTCTACTTCGCCAGCATGATCGGCATCCTGGTCTTCGCCAACTGGGGCAGAACCGATGACCCAAGCGGGCTCTGGTACGCCATCTACACGGCCAAGTGGTGGATCACCAGCGGCTTTGCCATCGCCCTGGCGGTGATTCTGACGACCTGGTTCGGAGTCGGTTTCGGGCGTATCTTCATCGCCAGCCTGCCCGCACTGCTGCTGGCGATCCTGCAACCGCAACAGCCAACCCTCGCCTTCACCTTCGGGGTCATCGGTCTTTCGGTGCTGAGCAACCTCAAAGACAGCCGCGACGGCGAAATGGGGCAATGGTTCGAGGAGAGCTGGGACTTTGCCAAGAAGATCCTGCCGCTGCTGCTGATCGGCGTCCTTGTCGCCGGGCTGCTGCTCGGCCGGCCGGGCCATGAAGGACTGATTCCTTCCAACTGGGTCACTTCCCTGGTCGGCGGCAACTCACTGTCCGCGAACCTGTTCGCCTCTGTGTTCGGCGCCTTCATGTATTTCGCCACCCTGACCGAAGTTCCCATCCTTCAGGGTCTGCTCGGTGCCGGCATGGGCAAGGGGCCGGCACTGGCCCTGCTGCTCGCCGGCCCGGCGCTGAGCCTGCCGAACATGCTGGTGATCCGCAGCGTCATGGGAACGAAAAAAACCGTCGTCTTCGTCGTGCTGGTGATGGTGATGGCGACGGTGAGCGGGTTGATTTATGGGACTATTTTTTAA
- a CDS encoding thioredoxin family protein has translation MKKIQILGTGCAKCQKLAENVKQAADNLGLEYEMVKVSNINEIMKFGIMATPGLAVDGQVLVSGKVPSPAEIEKLLKP, from the coding sequence ATGAAAAAGATCCAGATCCTCGGAACCGGCTGTGCTAAGTGTCAGAAACTGGCGGAGAACGTCAAACAGGCCGCCGACAATCTCGGCCTGGAGTACGAAATGGTCAAGGTGTCCAACATCAATGAAATCATGAAGTTCGGCATCATGGCGACGCCAGGTCTGGCGGTCGACGGGCAGGTGCTGGTGTCCGGCAAGGTGCCGAGCCCGGCCGAAATTGAAAAACTGCTCAAACCCTGA